Within the Streptomyces europaeiscabiei genome, the region CCTGCCCGGCCACAGGGGCGTTGTGCACGGCTATCAGCGGCTGGACAGGCACCTCGAGCGCGCGGGACACCATGTCGGCCTCGAAGCGCACCGAGCCGATCGCCCGGCCGTCGACCCGCTCCCCATGCATCAGCCGTTCACCGACAGGCCGCACAACGCCGCCAGGCTTCTTTGCGGACCACAGCTTCGAGTCCACCACGAACACCTTCGCGCCCGGCGACACCAGCACGTGGTCGGCGTTCGCCGTACGCGCGCCCGGGATGGCCCGGTCGTGCAGCACCCGCCACCCCTCCCGCTCGAGCACCGATAACAGCCCGACCGTGTCCGCCTCACCCTTCGCCCCCGCATCCCACGCACGGGCCTGCGCGTCCGCACGCCGAGTGTGGGCGGTGACACCCAGCCGGGCCAGCAGCCACCGCCACACACCCCGCCGGGCATGCGCACGAATCGCCGCAGCCTTCCGGGCCGCCGAGTTGTCCGCCACGCTCATCGGTCTCCTCCCACTACATGCGGGCCCCACGTCAGCTCGTACGTGCACCCGGCAACCGGCGCGTCATAGTCGTCAGGACCCGCCACCCACACGTGCGTCGGCCGGCCCTCCCGATCCACGGTCGCGTGCACGGTGACTCCTCCGATGTTCATCCACCACACGCGCGTGTCCAGCTGCTCCACGTGCAGCCACCGGCCCACGGCCAGCTCATCAAACTCGGTCCCCGGCAGGACGTGGGTCCTCGAGAACTCGCTGTCGGGGATGCCCTTCGCGTCGGGCAGCACGTGGTGGGCGAGGCCCCCGACGCCTTCCCGCTGTCCGGGGACCCGGCCCAGGTACTCGTGGACCAGGAGCCGCCACCGGCCCCCAGGCCGCCGCAGCCTCCCGCTCACCGCTCCCCCTCCCCCACGACCAGGCGCATCCCGCACGCACGAAGGATCCGGGCCGCCCACCACAAGGTCAGCCGCTGCCTGCCCATCAGCATCTGGTTCAGGTGCTTCGTGCTCACCTGCAGTTCCCGGGCGATCGACGCCTGGGACCGGCCGGACGACTCAAGCGCAGCACGCACCTGTCCGCGCAGGGCATCCGTCAGCAGGTCCGCGTCCTCCTCCGGCCGGGTGTCCGGGACCATGCTCGCGTCCACGACCCGCATCCGTACGCACCGCGGCCCCTTCATCCAGTCCCGGACGTCCGCGGTCAGCAGCGTTCCGTAGCCCGTCGGGCAGTCCTGCTTGGAATCCACGATGCCGCACATCTCGCCCACGAACGCCAGCGCATCCGACGTGTAGTACAACTCCGTGCCCAGGCGGTCCACCTCCTCCCGGGCCTCCCGCGCGGTGAGCAGCGGATGCTCCCCGGAGTCGCGGAGGCTCGCGTAGTGGCGGGCCCAGTCGACCGGCCCGCGCGGCTTCCCGCTCACCGGCCGCCACCTCGACGTCTGCTCAGTCACTTCGCCGCCCCCTTCCGCGCCCGGTCCATGGCCTCGACCAGACGGTCCGCGTAGTCGACGGCCACGCCGTGCGGAGAGCAGAAGTCCCGCATCTCCCCCGCAAACTTCCGGGCCGCCGCTACCTCCGCGCGCAGGGCCTCCATCTCGTCCTCCGCGATCCGCTCGACCGTCATCAGGAACAGCAGTCCGTCGGGCTGCACCTCGATCTCGTGTCCGCCGTGCCGGTCGTTCCACTCCAGCGCGACTCCGCCCTCCTCGGTCGGATACACGCGCGGCGTGATGGCGATCGGCAGAGCGGCCCCGAGAACGGAAGCGGACCGGATCGCCTCGGACGTGGGGGACTTTCCATGTCCGTCCAACCATCCGTCCTGCAGCTTGGACAGCTCGGTGAGGCGGTCGTAGAACGGGGTCGGCGGGTACGGCTGATGCCTGCTCATGCTGCTCCTTCGGTGGGTTGGTAGGTGTCGGGGCCGGGGGTGAGGGCGATGCGGCGGCCGCCCAGCGAGAACCGCCAAAGCTGACCGGTGTACAGCCGGCCCTATCGCGGGCATCCGCCTGGCCCGCCGTGACGCCACAGGCGGCCCTCGGTGGTGAGAGCGACCGACCGCTTGCAGATGCTGCAAACGACCTTGACACGGGCATTCATGCCGGTTCCTTGCGGTGCCGCGGCTGAACGGCGGGAAGCCGGCGCCGCCTGTACGACTGCACGGCGCGCTGGTAGGCAATGTCGACGACGTGCGCTATCGCCCCGGACACCAGCGCCAGCCCTATGACGGCGGCCGGGTGCGTCGCCCAGCGTTCGGTCAGCAGGTGCCAGGCGAACGCGCAGACCAGGCCGATCACGGCGGGCAGGAGTATCCAGGAGGCGAGGGAGCGGATATGGCGCATGAGCCCTCCACAGGGCGGGATGTGACGGTGGGTTATCGCACGGCGGTCTGTACTGGCGAGTAGGTGTCTCCGCCCCGCGTCTGCGGGATACCTGAGGGCAGGAAATGGCCTCGAAGGCGCCAGGCATGGTTACTCTGCGTTGGCTTTCCGGGCTGCTCGACGCTCCCGCCGGTAGGCGCGCTCGCCTTCCCAGCACGCGTCACACGGCTCCTCGCCGCGGTACCGGTGCGCAGCGAACCCGGCATGGTCGCCGTGGCGCCGACCCGGCTGGAGGATTCCGGCCCCGCACGCCAGGAAGACAGCGTGGGGGGCGTTCCTGGCACCCAGCTTCTTCACCGCACGATTCACCGTCGGGGTTACGCCCTTCGGCGTCATGACCAGCTGACTGGCGATCTGCTCGTGCGTGTGGCCCAGAGCCACGAACTCCAGGACGCGAACCTCGTGGTCCGTCAGAGACGGGACGGGCCCGCCGCCCGAAGGCGACGGGCCCACCTGAACCGGGGCACTCACTGAGCGCTGCCCAGCCCGGCGAGGAACTGGTGCATGACCCGGTTGTGACGGGCGTCCGCGAGCGCGTTGTGAAGGCCTCCCGGCTGCTCGGGCATCTCCGGGCCCCCGGCCTGCCAGCGCAGCGTCTCCAGCTCGTTGAACCACCGCGGGATCTGCTCCGGCATCACCGACCAGTCGTTGTCCCACAGGGAGTGCAGGCGGCACATGTCCTGTGCCCCGTACCAGGCCCACAGCTGCGTGACTTCGGCGTCGGTTGCGGCGAAGTAGGCGGCAACTCCCTCAGCAATCTGGCCGACCCGCTTCACGGATGGATGCGTCAGGTCCAGGCGCGGCCACTTCCCGTGGAAGCGCCGGTCGCCGTGCGGCTTCGGCAGAGACGGCCACACGTTGTCCATCATGAAGGGGATCTTCTTGAACGCCTTCATGTCGAAGTCGCCGTTCACGGCGTAGAACTCGGTGCCCTGGTCGTCGGTGAGTCCGATGGAGACGAGGCCGGAGGTGGCGGAGTCGGCGGGGAGGAACTCGCAGTCGAGGTACACGTTGCGGATGCTCATGGGCGGTGGGTTCTCCTTCATGCGGGCAGGTAGTGGATGTGGATGGCCTGGTCGTCGCCCTGCTCGGCGAGGTCCATGAACCACGGGATCTCGGCGTCCTCGGGCTGCCACTCGAACACCGCCCACCGGTCCTCCATCGAAGGCAGGTACTCCCGGTCGAACCCCATGTCCTTGCAGAACGCGGCCAGTGCGCCCGCGGCCCGGAGCCTGTCGGCTGTGAGGATGACGATGGCCTCGTTGTCCAGGGAGCAGACCGGGACGCCTTCCCAGTCGCCTCCGAAGTCGTCCGCGGTGGGGTGGAAGCGGCCCATCGGCAACTCCGGCACGTCCGTGATCTGGTCCAAGTAGGTCAGGCCCTCGTAGTCGACGGGCACGCACAGGTTGGAACGCTCCCCGTCGAGGCGTACCCGGGCGAGGAGGGCCCCGTTGTAGCCGGGTTCGGTGCCGGTGATGATGCCGGGGCGCGTCGGCCCGTCCGACAGGTTCCGGTAGTGGGTGAAGGTGACATGGCGGCCGGTCACCGCCTTCTCCGTGAGGGTGCTGGTCATCGGCTGGTGCTCTCCTTCTTGCGGCGGGGGTACAGCAGCCGGGCGGAGGCGCGGCTGATGAGGGACTGGCGGGCCGCGGCCTTCGGCGAGACGGCCGTCAGCGGGGCCTTGGGCCTGGCGGTGAGCGGCGTCGGCTTGGCTCCGGGCCGGTCGGGGTGCCAGAACTCCACCCACACCCCGTTCGACTGCCACACGCACGCGATACGCCCCGGCACGGTGTAGTCGAGGCTGGGCCGGTGGAATTCGCCGACGATCCCCACCACCCGGCCGCCGGTGACAAGCCCCTGCACGGCCTTGGCGGCGTCCGGGCCGTCGACCCGTGCGGACAGCAGCGGGCCGACCTCGGTGTCGAGGCGCATCCACGGCCCCACCTTGGCCGTCAGGCCGCTGACCTTGATGAAGGTCAGCCACTGGCGGTTCGCGGAGTCCTGCTCTGCTGCCACGTTGTCTGCGCTCTTCGGCGCCCCGTCCGGGGTAACGGTGCTGGTCATGGGATGGGGTTCTCCTTCGCAGGGGTGATGAGGGTGAGCGGGCCGAAGTCGGCCACGATCTCCGACAAGGCCACGCCGACGCCGGCGCCTTCGGGATGCAGGTAGAGCAACGGATTCCCGTGCGCGTCGCGTTCTTCGGTGACCAGCCACACGGAGCCGTCACAGTCCCCGTAGTGGCGGTTGACGAGGTAGGGCACGTTGTCGTGGACCACAGCCAGGTCGTTGATCTCGACGATGCCGTACGGGTCGTCGTTGTTGTCGCGGGTGGTGACCTCCGGATGCCAGTGCAGGGTGACCGGGACGCGCGCCATGTGGAACGCGTCGTCCAGCCACGAGCCAGGGGTCTTCCCGCACGCCTTGTGGACCAGGGACACCGCCCCGCAGTCGATCTCCATCAGGTACTGGTCGTCCGCAGGCTGGCAGGAGCACTCCAGGGCGCTGGGATGAAGCAGATTGGGATCCGGGAACGCGGCGAACTCGAAGAGGCCGGTCACTTCGGTCCTTCCATGAGGTCGCTTTGGATCACAGGGATTGGTAGAGGGACTCGCTGTACTTCTCGGACCCGTCGGCGACGAAGCCCTTCCCGTCGCAGTGCGAGCACGCAGCGACCGACGCTTCGGCGACGACGCCCGTCCAGTACTCGACCTGCTCGCGCCAGCCGGCCAGCGCCTGCTCGTAGTTGTCGCCGGACACGTAGGGCGGGATCGGCAGGGTGATACGCCGGTTGACGGTGACCTGCACGTGGTAGCCGGACTTGAGCGGCTTCCCGTTCCGGCCGGTGTTCGCCCGCCACTCGGTCCGCGGCTGGTCGTACGGCACCTTCAGGCTGACGTGGACGCCCGGCCTGCCCTGGAAGTTGGCGCTGACGAAGTCGACGTACGGCATGTTCTTGAACGCCGCCATCAGGTGGTCAGCCAGGCCCGGGATGTGGCCGGGGAACAGGTGCATGTACTCGCGGCGCTCGGTCAGCGCGTGCGGCAGCTTGGCAACCCACTGCGGCTCGTCCGGGGTCGGCGGCTCACGGCCCTCCAGGACCACGATCGGCCCGTCGAAGACATGCTCCAACCGCGGCTGGTCCTCGGTGACGTTGGTGTACAGCTGCCACATGTTCTCGTCGTACTCGCGGCGCTCATTCCACTCATCCAGGGTCAGCCTGACCGGGTAGCGCACCGACTCCGCAGTCGGGTCGGACAGCCGGTAGCCGGTCGTCTTGGGTGACGGCTGCCCGGAGATCGTGAGGCGAGTGGCCTCGTGGTCGGTGGCCCACCAGTCACGGGGAAGCTTCTCCATCGGCTGTCCGTCGGCGGCCAGGCTGATGTCCCTGATGTTGGGGAAGGTGTCGGGCTTGGGCAGGTGGTAGATCCAGCGGCCGTCGGG harbors:
- a CDS encoding nuclease-related domain-containing protein, with the protein product MSVADNSAARKAAAIRAHARRGVWRWLLARLGVTAHTRRADAQARAWDAGAKGEADTVGLLSVLEREGWRVLHDRAIPGARTANADHVLVSPGAKVFVVDSKLWSAKKPGGVVRPVGERLMHGERVDGRAIGSVRFEADMVSRALEVPVQPLIAVHNAPVAGQGFILQEVPVVPAGRLVHLLRGNDGPRSADAARLARLAADRLPPYADTRPA
- a CDS encoding LuxR C-terminal-related transcriptional regulator; amino-acid sequence: MSAPVQVGPSPSGGGPVPSLTDHEVRVLEFVALGHTHEQIASQLVMTPKGVTPTVNRAVKKLGARNAPHAVFLACGAGILQPGRRHGDHAGFAAHRYRGEEPCDACWEGERAYRRERRAARKANAE
- a CDS encoding 3'-5' exonuclease family protein, translated to MSIRNVYLDCEFLPADSATSGLVSIGLTDDQGTEFYAVNGDFDMKAFKKIPFMMDNVWPSLPKPHGDRRFHGKWPRLDLTHPSVKRVGQIAEGVAAYFAATDAEVTQLWAWYGAQDMCRLHSLWDNDWSVMPEQIPRWFNELETLRWQAGGPEMPEQPGGLHNALADARHNRVMHQFLAGLGSAQ
- a CDS encoding phiSA1p31-related protein gives rise to the protein MTGLFEFAAFPDPNLLHPSALECSCQPADDQYLMEIDCGAVSLVHKACGKTPGSWLDDAFHMARVPVTLHWHPEVTTRDNNDDPYGIVEINDLAVVHDNVPYLVNRHYGDCDGSVWLVTEERDAHGNPLLYLHPEGAGVGVALSEIVADFGPLTLITPAKENPIP